A stretch of the Carassius carassius chromosome 6, fCarCar2.1, whole genome shotgun sequence genome encodes the following:
- the LOC132141713 gene encoding uncharacterized protein LOC132141713 — MLAVLALVLLVSCASEGRILSKCELKSQLVAGLGGNVPGAVTNRPGNVTTNVPVDVTADVARNVTLSMPGNTANLTLIAQIVCAVERVSKFNTGLVTTIQEDSRPQVRPPVRPPVRPPQRPNERPGGRPGRPGGRPRGKRSHVVAQLRRPSRLPVDSSESSESSEENSRERPRLTTKLLGIFQLSNRVACDSGSGQSLNICKMKCSALIDNDIRDDIACLKTLLDSARIGTVSAFASPPKQQFILSLIECRNVNPAQYFAGCP, encoded by the exons ATGTTGGCCGTGTTGGCTCTGGTTCTTCTGGTGTCCTGTGCAAGTGAGGGACGAATTCTCAGTAAATGTGAGCTGAAGTCCCAACTCGTGGctggtctgggaggaaatgtgcCTGGAGCTGTCACTAATAGGCCTGGAAATGTGACTACAAATGTGCCTGTAGATGTGACTGCAGATGTGGCCAGAAATGTGACTTTAAGTATGCCTGGAAATACTGCAAATTTGACCCTGATCGCCCAAA TCGTTTGTGCTGTGGAGCGTGTGTCGAAGTTCAACACCGGCCTGGTCACCACCATCCAAGAGGACTCCAGACCTCAAGTGAGACCCCCAGTGAGACCCCCAGTGAGACCACCACAACGACCCAATGAAAGACCAGGAGGAAGACCTGGTCGTCCGGGTGGAAGACCAAGGGGAAAGAGATCCCACGTTGTGGCACAACTCAGGCGCCCATCTAGATTGCCTGTTGACAGTTCCGAGAGTTCCGAGAGTTCCGAGGAGAATTCCAGAGAAAGGCCTCGTCTCACCACAAAACTGTTGGGAATCTTCCAGCTGAGCAACCGCGTGGCCTGCGATTCCGGATCTGGCCAGAGTTTAAACATTTGCAAAATGAAATGCAGCG CTTTGATTGATAATGACATCAGGGATGACATCGCATGCCTTAAGACCCTGCTGGACAGCGCAAGGATTGG CACTGTTTCAGCCTTCGCTTCTCCGCCCAA GCAACAGTTTATTCTTTCTTTGATCGAGTGCCGCAACGTCAATCCTGCGCAGTACTTCGCTGGGTGTCCCTAA